Within Sorghum bicolor cultivar BTx623 chromosome 2, Sorghum_bicolor_NCBIv3, whole genome shotgun sequence, the genomic segment tttctcaaatggaaaagttgtgtatataaaaagtttagatcttgaagatatctaacaacttggtattcaaaatattttcatttgaagtaatttagtttgtcatttgaccaagtttgaccgaaacccgtcttggattttatagaaatgtaactagaattggctcaaaattatccaaatggaaaaatggacaatatataaaatatagattttgatgatctctaacaactttgtattcaaacttttttcatttcaagtcatcaaatgggctatttgaccaagtttgaccaaagtcaaagcattggtttttacaaacacaccctttgaccgaaccctagattgtcccaaatggaacagtcaagccgacacaacagtgaacttcttcttgacgtatgacccttggttatgatcctgccgtaaccatggagtatcctcattgtttaacagaatgcttgggtctttgttgactatgaagggcggaattcgatcatccctttcgtaatcgcctgacatgtctgacttgtcctcaattccgacaatgtttcttttcccagaaaggacaatgtggcgctttggctcattgatgattgagtggtcatcattttttcctctctttggtttcgtagacatatctttgacatagaacacctgactcacgtctgcagcaaggacgaatggttcgtctttgaacccactattgttaaggtccacggttgtcatcccatactccttgtcgactgttaccccacctccggtcatcttcacccattggcaccggaacaaaggaactttaaaattagctgcatagactagttcccatatgtcttctatgcgtccataatatgtttgcctgttcccatttggatccgtggcatccacgcgtacaccactattttggttggtgctccttttatgatcttcaataactgcccaaatgccttgtcagatgtaccattctttgccttccattgcagcaattctagtgtggtacccagctttttttgcccctcttcagcggtgggatatagcgatttcctgtggtcctctagcatgcgctcgaacttggctttctctttatcactttcacattctctttgtgcatcacggatggcatcaccaaaagcatcatcgccccgatcatcttctgccgccacctcttcttcattatctccccccattgcaacatcattgaagccaccgtactgagcaataatattggcatggtccaattcttcttcttcttcttcttcaccttcatccattataatcccgctttctccatgtttggtccaacaaatatagtttggtacgaaaccagactttaataagtgtgaatgaagagttcttgagttagaatattccgtcaaattcttgcacacggcacatggacagcacatgaaaccgtccctcttatttgactcggccacacttaagaaatagtgcacgccattaatgaactcttcggagcgccgatcggcattatacatccaattacgtgttaccatctgcattaaagataacatatatattatgaaaaccatgcacacatatagtttctcatcttattgcacaacatgtctaagatacatagttgattaatttagaaaagcttggctacaacaaatacaatcgcaactagcattaaaaaaaataaaactaaaatgcacttaagcaacataattagttcgcgtccgatcccaactataatagatagatcattcgcttgatcaacttcattgaacttctttcgtcggctcactgcctcaccaccttcagcctcaaccacctgtgcaaaagatttcttaatgtgttcaatgtattcttcctcccagtaccaacctgtacatccgccggtaccgtcccactgaaattaaaagagagaatcaaaagtttaattaatatcatttaaaaaaatatgcacatatataagcaaatgtctggaaataactcacattacgatctgaacacttgtagaatatacgacccttgtttactccctctttcgacactttgtactccatcaaaatcttctgcccacacttgccacaagtaatgagagggagttccggacggtatcgcttttgaacccgttgagagacggaagacccggtcacggttgccatctactatccatactcaattttaaaacaattataaattccacatttactagtaaacatgtatgatacaatggacattatatgtagtaataaaaataaatcaagtgatattaacaaaccaattaatttgaactatcctactttctatgatcataaaaatatactataattcattcttgcaaaatatattaaaactaggtcaaccatgaaatatgatatatatatatatatggatactaattcatgtgaatgattcaaaataacaaagtggatttgagctaaaaaatgatgggaacatcacaagccaaaaacaacatgaaaaagacaagaaaggctgaagttagtcacctctaagcgcgaagagacgatgacggagtcgaagaagatcaacgatgggcgttggagatgaagaacaaatgaagaacaagcaagaagaagctccaagaacaacaatggtgctctcggtttcaaatgggcagaggggaggagggagccggcctataaaccagacctttagcaccggttcagagcaaaaaccggtgctaaagggttaccttttagcaccggtttgtaacacaaaccggtgctaaagggtttgcctcggcccgtggctctggccggtgctaaagggacccctttagcaccggttcttgttaaaaaccggtgctaaagggtccctgccccgacagcacatgtcagtagccgttgggcaggaccctttagcaccggtttgtcacacgaaccggtgctaaaggggtctttaaccccgggccgcaaacaggccgaggtttttggccattttgggcatcgaccaatgcctcattctgtagtagtgcatACATGTCCAACATACATGTCCAACAAGTCCTACAAGTCCAACATGAGGGCAAAAGGGTCTAACATGCGTCCTAGTCGAGAAGATGGAGGCAAAGGTACTTTGCTCGTCACCGAGTACCCCCCACAGGTCCTCCTCCTACAAAAGGAGAGAAAAAGATTAGTATCCACTCAAAaattcggcagcacctcccctgcaCGGGGAGGTTCCAAGACCTGCAAAAAACATGGCACGAAGGCCAACAACGACCACGGCACGAAGGCCGATAACCACAGCGGCACGAAGGCCGACAACCATCGCGGCACGAAGGCCAACAAGTAGTTAAGGGAGGCAAACGTACCTAGCTCGTGGCGCCGTCCCCAGGGGTCCCATCGCCCCACGAACCCCACCCTGCCTGTGGTGGTGCCTGAGTCCACCCTGACGGCGCGGCGTCGTAGCGCCATAGTCCTGCGCTAGGCCCCTGCTGCGTCTGCGCCCCCGGCCACGAGGAGTAGCCCTGCGACTGTGGAGGAGGAGGCCCCCACGTGAACGGCTGCGTGGGGTAGGTCGGGTAGGTCGGGTACCCTGGCCAGCCTTGCTGTGTAGGGCTGGCACCCAGTGGAGGGCTGGGAGTCGGGTTCGAACCCGCCGACGGAGCCTGCACAAAGGACAAGTGAGGTAATTAGTAATGTACCTGCAGGATGGCCGCACAAGCTAAAGCAAGTGAGGCAATTAGTATtatactcaccggacgctgaacaGGAGCAGGCACTGGGACTGGTGGTGGAGCAAAGAGCGAGGGAGGAAGATCCTGCTGGTGCTGGGTCCGGAGGAAGCTCGCCAGGTCCGCCATCTGACGCTGGTGGTGCTCCGTCAGTGCCGCCAGGTGCGCCTGGTGGGCCGCCTCCACCGCCGCCAGCTGCGCCTTGTGGGCCAAGTCCTGGGCCGCCTGGTTGGCCTCCAGCTCCTCCATCCTAGCCTGCAATATTACACCCGCAATATTACCGTCGCAGATATGCACTGATCCGCATACCAACGACCGCGAATCTCTTTCGGACGGGAGACGCCTAACTTGGCTGCGTAATCTATAACTACTATAAGGATGAGAGGTGAATTATACCTAGGATAGCGACACAAAGGCGAGTAGCAGGGCGATGGAGAGTCGACGCGGTGTAGGAAGACCCACAGCACCCACGAACACGATCGGAGTCACCAAGTACCTCCCACAGGTGATCCTACAAAAAGGACAAAAAAAGGTTAGTATCCACTcaaaatttcggcagcacctctcCTAAACGGGGAGGTTCCAAAACCTGCAAAAAACAATGGCGCGAAGACCGATAACCACAACGGCACGAAGGCCAATAACCATAGTGGCACGAAGGCCGACATCACAATGGCACGAAGGCCAACAATTAGAAGCATTAATTACCACACCTGCTCAAATGCAACATGGATAGATAAACTTTTTTCAGAGAGCTTGTCatactttattattattattattattattattattattattattattattattattattattattattattattattattattactactactactactactacagtaTAAACAGCTGCTAATTCAAACTTTACTGGTTTCAGTTTTCAATACGAATTTTTATTTCCAACAACTGAAACTAACTACGTCAACACTTCATTAAGGTTCGCATTTATAAATTCCAGACAAACAGGAAAGAGATGACAGGCTTTCTGTGATAAATGCAGGGGAATATTAAGCTAGCTACGAGGAGATAGGACACACTAAAGATGAAATTAGACTCACGTTACAGTAATATACATGAAAATTGAACTACTCCTACCAAGTACCAACCAGGGGAATTAAACCCCAATAAGCATCAACTGATCATCAGCAACACACGAGAAAATGACAAgcggagccaaaaataataagaTCAAAATAACAAGCCACATTTATCTAAGTTCACATTCCATTACCATCTGCATTCATCATGAGCAACCAGAAATTGATCAGAAACAATAAGATGAAAATAACAAGCCACATTTATCTAAGTTAAGAAATGCAGGGGGCAGGGGCGTTGCCGGGGAGTGAACACTGAACAGTACAGGAATTCCATTTCTATGTAGCTGAGTATGGGGTGTGCTAATCGCGCTCAGTGTAACTGGTAATTTAGTATCAAGTCCATTTTCAGGCGTATGGCCGGATGATGTATCCCTCCTGGCTCCTGCTCTGTCTGGTTCCATGTAAGCTAATCGGATTTGGTTGGAAACCAAACAGTAAACAGAAGTGAATCGCACAGCTGGTTGCGCTTCGACAACGACTCCCACGGTCTCCCATCTCCGCCGATCACAAACCAACGCTCACGAACTCAATCCCAAATCCACTCCCGAGCAGCCCCGACACAACACGACGCCGCGAACCGAAGCCGGGAGGGGTGCAGAAACATGATAACTCACCGCAGGAACTGGATCGGCGCGCAGTGCTGTCCGGTGGCCGGTGCCGACCCCTGGTCGGGGCGCCGCCGCTCGCCGTATTGGGCAGGAAGAAGATGACTCGCCGTATTGCGCAGGCGACAGGAGCGGGGCGCGGGGGAGAGGAGTGTGGCGCAGGGGAGAGGGGCGGGGCGCGGCGTAGGGGAgctgggcggcggcgctgcgggcaGGGGAGAGGGCGGCGGAGCTCCAGGCAGGGGagttgggcggcggcggcgtaggGGAGCTTGGCCTGCGGGTGCGGACAGGATGAGGcgcgtttgttttttttttacaagtCACGGTGGGATGGGGCCTTTTAGGGTTAagtcctttgccgactgccactaggcaaggcagtcggcaaaggctcGAAATATTTTAATTACGAAaatcctttgccgactgcctcgatccatggcagtcggcaaagcacTTTTTTTCTCATATTAGAAATGTCTGGTTTTTGTCCATCTGATACTGTAACTGCTCCaaaatttctcaaatttttttctatagggtccacatgtgataacatgacacctcaaaaagtttagtgattttttgactttttttctatatttcattaattaatttctttaaattgatttttccactcaataatctattttttttctagGCCCTAGGTAACACAATTAAATCTCAAATTCaaaatttggggctgttttgagTTATTTAGCTATATTTTCTTAGTTCTTTTCGCTCACTACAATTTTCCCGCATTTTTTAagtttgaactgcaggtgcatgaAATAGTGAAACTTTGGCCttgaaaaaatgatattcatgatgGGGAGTGTGTTTTAAGGTCGTGTCCTAGAGCTCACCCAAAAGTTTCAAGTCCTTGTCCACGTAACACGACCATCCAGGATTGGTAAAAgtgttttttaattatataaaattcaatCGAAGTTGAAAAATCACGAAAATTGACGGGGTGTCGTGTTATAGCATGTGGAGGCTAtggaaaaaatttaaaaaaaattggagcAAGTTGCGACGTCAAATGCTCAAAAGACACACAAGTCCACATGTGATCACAAGTGAGATGTGTGGAGATGTCTGGGTTTTGAGCATGTTACGCCgcaacttgctccaaactttttcaattttttttcatagcCTTCACATGCGATAACACGACACCCCGCCAAGTTTCGTAATTTTTCAACTTCGTTtagattttatataattaaaaaacacATTTGCTACTCCTGGATGGTCGTGTTACGTGTACAAGGACTTGAAACTTTTGGTGAGCTTTGGTACACGGCCTTAAAACACATTCCCCACCATGAATATCATATTTCAAaggccaaagtttcattatttcatgtacctgcaattcaaatttgaaaaatgcGGGAAAATTCAAGTGAAGGAAAAAATTAACGAAATATAGGTAAATATTTCCAAAAAGGCTCAAattcaaacatgtgattgtaaaCAATGTATCTAGGCAACAAAAAATTTTTGAAGTcacaattcaaaaaaaaaatttgtttgCCGACAGCATCGAGTGGCTGTCGGCAAAGAGCGTAGTTTGCCGACAGCCAACAGTGGCTGTCGGCAAACCGTGGACTTTGCCGACAGTGGTCTTCGGCTGTCGGCAAACAGATGGTTCGCCGACAGCCCAGATCCTGGCTGTCGGCAAACGCCTGGGCTGTCGGCGAACATCCAGATTCCTGTAGTGAGTATGGCCAATTCACCATCCAAATACATCATTATGATGGGCAATGCTTCTCCATGTTTTGTGCAAACAATGAGCCTAATTGGCCAAATGGAAATTTTGGACCAAATCAACTCAAACTTGGTAATAAGCAAGCCAAGAGGAGCCACACTAGAGGATAGGGCTCACAAGCCAGTGTAGGGGTCGGCTGACCCCTCTTATCATGGTCGCTGACTATCAAAAATGCACAATAACCCATCATTCAACCAACATGGCATATGAACCAAGCTTCTAGAAGAAGGAGGGTGGCCCCACCTGCCATAAGGGGGTCGGCTGACCGCCCCTCGGCCGACCTCTCATTTCACCCAACGCCTCTCTGCATGGGTGCATGCAAAGAAGCACAACATCAAGTGATCTTGGCCCTTGATTTTGAGGTAGTTTTATCCAACGGAAGAGAAGGGAGGTCACGTGGATTCATGGGCCACACTTGGAGTAGCCTCTACTCCTCCTTTACATTATATATACCCCCTCTCTCATTCATCTATCCTAATACTTAATCGtagaaatttcagtctgccctaTGAAAATCTGTCCGCCCTCCCCCGCCTCCGTTTCGACTCCTTCCGTTTCGAACTGGtcaagaagaaaataaaataaaaaaatttccaAGGTTCCCAATATAAAATCTTCTATACACATCAAAACATATTGAGAATAAAGAAAGTACAGGGGCGTACAAAATATTTGTCTTATTAGTTTACTTTTAttttattctttaaatcggttaaaaattgataaatactacgtagtaattcataaaaaatctaaaatttatacaaaaaattTGTTCAGCTCcgcatatgtagatccatgcagtaaacgaaaaatatcacaaattttagtatattttttgctggagatgcttgcctataCTTTGTAGCATAAAATTGATCGGTTGAAAACTgataaatgcatagtaattcatagaaaaaatctaaaaattacaaaataaattttgttcagtTCCACATacgtagatccatgcagtaaacaaaaaaatcataaactgTAGTACATTTTTTTGCTAGAGATCCTTGCCTatgtttttagtgtaaaatttaaATTATAGTTATCTGctctaattattatgaaaattttatggtagcctatttaatgtgatgcttgatttgtggtaaaagttttagtacTATTTCTGCATATCttactgatttactaatttacctaaatttatgcttgaaGATGCTTCCActgtcatatgaacacttcataagcccatgtattcataatctacatacatttaactgatatattatattttataagaatcctaatctaaataaaaaaaataaagctagcaacaaacttctcatattttagtataatactaaggtatattaagagataatattagagtaagataaaggtttgactaatttctatttttatttttattattaaataaatatatctccgagctacatattattgtaaatattaactatctaataccatagatgtcatggttatcaataaaataaattatagactttaaattttataaaaaaaagataaatataaatagatatgtaacatctatttgatgtttttctcccgttgcaatgcacgggcatatttgctagtgcTTATAAAGGTTGATCCACTCTTTATATAGCTTCCAAGCTTTAGTAGTAGTGCTATGCAAATAGGGAGAGAGTGAGGGGAGTGTGGAGAAGAGCCAAGCTATCTTCTCTAAGTTGTACACTTGCGGTCTACCCGCTTGCCACTTTAGGTGTCAACATTAGTGCAATTGGGGTGAAGATGGTGCTAGGATTATTTCTAAGATATTAGAATGAATTAGTGGTTCTACATCCTAGTGTGTTCTTTTTTTGGATGTGCAAGTGCAGAGGACTTAGAGTTCGCGGCATGCATGTTAGGCGTTAGCTTGGCTTTAGAACCATGTCGGGAGTTGGTGATCATCAAGTCAGACTGCTCTAGATGAGTCTCAGCCTTAGCACCAAGAGAGATGTTTCATAATATAGTTTTGTTATCTAATAAGTAAAAGAGTATGCTCAGATCCTACCAAAGTGGAATATAGTCTAGATTAAGAATGAATGTAATAGAGTTGTACATGAGTTAAACTTATTTAGCTAGAATAAATATAGATACATGACTTGGGTAGGCCAGACGTCTGTGTGCGTTGAAGTTCTAATCCAAATGAATTGTAATTATACCTCTCTATCTAGTAATAAAGTCCCCTCTTTATAAAAAAGAAGATGAATAGTGCAAGAGAAATAAAAAGGGAAGTCGTGTGTTTGTGTATAAGTGCTCACATGATAGTTAAGAGTCCCCATGCATGCAGCTTCAGCAATCTACTTGTGTGGACACCTGTTGATCGGTAATCTTGTGCCCTATGTCATTAACAATTTGAAGGATATCATATGTGTTGCTATAGGATCACCAATGATTTGATCTCAGTACTTGTAACTTTAATTGATTGACTTATTATATCTCAATACTAATTTATATCTTTGCAGTTAAGTGTATTAACTTATATCTTTGCAATAGCACTATTTGGCTCTTGGTACTTATATTAGTCACATTCTATTTTGGTTGTGCTAGCTCTAAGAAATTTTTAAAAGGTCTATCCTTTTGGTTTCTATCAGTTTGAGTTTAAAGTCTCTTTCTAACAAATTAATTGACTTTGCTTTTATTTGAGTGTGTTTAGCTGGTACTCTAGTCCATGTGGAGAACACAACACTCGACGTTATATAGTAGCACTCATCCTTTTATGGGGTGCATTTTGCGGCACATCACCTTGCTAAAGCCAAATACATATGAACATTGTATATTTGGTTAAGTAATGTGAAGTACAATTTCTATACACATGGTGCGCTCTTAAGTTATGTTGCAAGTGAGAATGCTTTAGTCTATGGGTTATTTTACGCTCTCAAAACCAACTCCAAGTGAGAATGATGGTTCATGTGGTTTATGGCCCACAAGAACCACGAAATGTATCTTTAGGGTGCATTTGGGATGAACACTTGAGGTCAACCAATTTTGAGAAATGATGTTTGGGATTTTAACTAAGGTTTAGCAAAAGAATCTGGAAAACCTAATCTTGAGCCTTAAGCCGTGACATATATATAAGTAATGTATATTTTTCTAGATAGGATTGAAATTGTTATGATCATAGGCTTAATTCATAGATAATTTGAGGCCCAAAATAGTATATGTAAAACGGTTTTCTCTCATCAACATTGGCCCTAAAATCAGCCCTTGTATGAAACTAAATTGGGCCCAATACATGCGCTCAAGAATCAATATAGGCCCACCAAGTGCATGGACCCTTGTATAAATTACAATCTACCATGTGTAGCACCCTAGTTGCCAACTTATGATGTTTTATTTGTCTCAAATAACAATGATCAATAGCATAATACTCATGTGTGTCAATGAAGTGTTTGTCATAGGTGTTTAGAGACACACCTTCTCTGATAAACGTATCATCATAGGAGTATCATTGATTTTGCATTCGTACTATGATAAAAAAGAGTCCCACTTTGTGACAAATTGTGAGTGTTACAAAAGGCCATATATCTTAGCTAGGATAGCCTTGCTTTCCTAAGTatgacaagttttttttttgtgtggttGTTGTGTTTGGTTCCTCCGGGCCTCCTTTACTCGTTACCTTCAAGCAACAACTAGTAGATTTGTGGTTCCTTTACACTTTCCTACTTCAAATTAGCAGTTCCCTGTTTGCACAATGACGAGAGGGAGAACTGGTTCTCTTTTAGCAATAACCTAATCATGACAATGAGGCGTCATTTCTAGCGGCAATAGCACGAAGACAATGCTACACTCGATCCCAAAGAGGCGGAGTAGAAGGCGACAGTTTAGCTGCCATATATAGCTCCTTTACAAAAtctaaaaatctaaaaattaaaaatttaagaatatttcatacatataccataagattcgatatgacagaaaatctaaaaaattttacaaaatatttggaaaactaaacaagacctaaacagAAATGGGCAAGGCCTACAACTACAAGCACGCCCCCGCAGGTCGATGGAGGATCGGCAACACGCACACGCGCAGCGCCGAGGGCCTCGAACCACCCACCCGCGCACGGTGCGCGCACGCTACAAACGCACAAAAAGAACCGCGATTTCCCAGGAGCAATCACGAGCGCACGCTGGTTTTTCCTTCACAGAGCACCAGGATGCGCGCTGCAGGATCCAGCGCGCCCAGCTGCGGCAGGCAGCGTCACATGGCGAGCCCAACGGCTGAGGAAGCAGCGCGCATGTGGCTTGGCCACTTGGGTCCTCGCCCACAGGCCAGAGCCCGCGGCCACGCCCACAGGCCGCGCACTGCGCACATGGCTTGCGACGCGGAGCCGCTGGCTCAAAAGTCTCCGGCGCGCCGAGATGGGTGCAAATACGGCCGGGACCCCAACTGACGACGCAGGCCAAGCCCCGCTCCCGCAGCCCAGCGCCCGGGCAACTGCCACTAGCGCATTCAAGGCGCACGCAGCTTTGCTGCTGCTCGGCCCCAACTACCCTCCAGACTATCGGTGCAGGAAGCGTTAGCCACTCAACACTGTCcagtcacaatgcaagactcacATTACCGGTGTTGTCCTACAGTTTGCTCGAGTCATTTCACTAGAACGCCACCAAACTCGTGAAGGTTGGATCTATACATTTGATTAATCACTTCCAGATAGTAGACTGCGTAGGCATGTTCCAGCTTCTTTTCTTTTCGGGGGGAAAGTGCGTTGGTGTTGCTGTTGCTTGTTGCGGATCTAGATGCGTTCAGTCAACGCCCTTGCACTCTGTGACAGATAAGAAGAGTTACATCATTAGGATTCTGTGAACTAATTAGTACTATTTGGTTGCTAGGCCTTAAATTTTAGAACAATTTATTTTTTGAGCAGACGGTCTATAGTGCTATATAAAATTTAGCTAACTTTATAGAATAACTACTAGTTCATTGGACCACACAAATGTGAGTCAAGTTTAAAATTTAGCTCTTAGCTTTAGGCAACTGAAGTATACGCCATCCAAACGAAGCCTTAAATGAGAAATTCTTTTTGAAGGGCCAGCAGAGGAGTCCTCTACctatatttttggtattttataaATGAGAAATTCTTAATTACTATCTCTATTGGAAATTATAAATCACTTAAACTTTACTCTAAGTCAAATTTAACAAGACAAATTTAACTAAGGTTTGCGAACTGATCATAGATCAGATGATTGAGTTACTTGTGGTAGAACCTATCTATCCGGGTTCAAGCCATTGACTTGACACGGGTTCTCATATTTTTCTGGATTTAAGCGCCATGCTTTTCAGTGGTAATCGTTGTTCCCGTCTCCGTCGACAACGAGATGTCTATGGTGACTTTGTAAATCTCGAGATCTGTCAACTCAGTCCATAAAAAATGCTCATAGGGGCAGGATTTGGGTATAGCTGTGTTCATAGGAGTGAGTGTGCTTGCGTTGTGTCTGTTGTAAATGTTAATATACTTTTTATGAAATTGATCAAAACTCGAGATATATAATTTATTGTTGACACTTAAACTAGGCCTAGCCCAATTTTAAGAGGTTGGATTAGCTTTAGCCACATATAAGAAAAACTCTATAAAACGACATAGTAATAGTAccatattgatttttttttaagatgTGAAGACTACCCTACACCCTATAAAATAGAGGGTACATGGCTGATTGAAACACCCCCCCACA encodes:
- the LOC110432453 gene encoding extensin-like, with the translated sequence MEELEANQAAQDLAHKAQLAAVEAAHQAHLAALTEHHQRQMADLASFLRTQHQQDLPPSLFAPPPVPVPAPVQRPAPSAGSNPTPSPPLGASPTQQGWPGYPTYPTYPTQPFTWGPPPPQSQGYSSWPGAQTQQGPSAGLWRYDAAPSGWTQAPPQAGWGSWGDGTPGDGATS